A single region of the Lotus japonicus ecotype B-129 chromosome 4, LjGifu_v1.2 genome encodes:
- the LOC130715312 gene encoding protein ECERIFERUM 26-like, with protein MVFSQEEETLVYDLKLSSVGPGRATGSDVFHHPGGLDLAMKLHYLRVVYFFDSEAAQGLTTMKIKEHMFQWFNHYYFTCGRFRRSESGRPFIKCNDCGSRFIEAKCKKTLDEWLAMKDWPLYKLLVSQQVIGPELSFSPSVLFQLTQFKCGGISLGLSWAHVLGDPLSASDFINSWGQVMSNMGMKTPSNSPRPAPRPYQPGHENDPVSAKRVNPVGDHWIPANNSKMDTFSFHLTGSQMSHLQAQVWGPSVDQTPPFESLCAIIWQSLARIRAGSEPNTVTVCRPDPHYRRVNVIGNHQVISKVEAGIECSNIVDTDLRVLASMLADQGVDERDQIEEAMEKDQGVVDFCVYGANLTFLDLEDVNVYDLELNGEKPMYVYYTLQGVGDEGAVLVLPWPKGSIKNGIEGKFVTMILPEDEMVKLKSELKVNGIMLEGDF; from the exons ATGGTtttctcccaagaagaagagacCTTAGTCTATGATCTGAAGCTATCCTCCGTTGGGCCGGGCCGGGCAACCGGCTCAGACGTGTTTCACCACCCGGGTGGCTTGGACTTGGCCATGAAGCTTCACTATCTTAGAGTGGTGTACTTCTTTGATAGTGAAGCTGCACAAGGACTAACCACTATGAAAATAAAGGAGCACATGTTCCAGTGGTTCAACCACTACTACTTCACTTGCGGCCGGTTTCGGCGATCGGAGTCCGGTCGGCCGTTCATCAAGTGCAATGATTGTGGATCCAGGTTCATTGAGGCCAAGTGCAAGAAAACTCTTGATGAGTGGCTAGCCATGAAGGATTGGCCTCTCTATAAGTTGTTGGTGTCTCAACAAGTCATTGGGCCAGAATTATCCTTTTCCCCTAGTGTTTTGTTTCAG CTAACTCAATTCAAGTGTGGTGGAATTTCCTTGGGCCTTAGCTGGGCCCATGTACTGGGGGACCCACTTTCAGCCTCAGATTTCATCAACAGTTGGGGCCAAGTCATGAGTAATATGGGCATGAAAACACCCTCCAACAGCCCAAGACCCGCTCCAAGGCCATACCAACCGGGTCATGAAAATGATCCTGTTTCAGCAAAACGGGTCAACCCGGTGGGTGACCACTGGATCCCAGCCAACAACAGCAAAATGGACACATTCTCCTTCCACCTAACAGGATCCCAAATGAGCCACTTGCAAGCACAGGTTTGGGGTCCAAGTGTTGACCAAACCCCTCCTTTTGAGTCCCTATGTGCCATTATTTGGCAAAGCCTTGCCCGGATTCGGGCCGGATCCGAACCCAATACCGTGACGGTTTGCCGACCTGACCCGCATTATAGGAGGGTTAATGTGATTGGTAACCACCAAGTGATAAGTAAGGTTGAAGCTGGAATTGAATGTTCAAACATTGTTGACACTGATTTGAGAGTTTTGGCTAGCATGCTTGCTGATCAAGGTGTGGATGAGAGGGATCagattgaggaagcaatggaaaaAGATCAAGGGGTGGTTGATTTCTGTGTCTATGGTGCCAATTTGACATTTTTAGACTTGGAAGATGTTAATGTCTATGACTTGGAATTGAATGGAGAAAAACCAATGTATGTGTACTACACCCTTCAAGGGGTTGGAGATGAAGGAGCTGTTTTGGTATTGCCATGGCCAAAAGGTTCAATCAAGAATGGTATTGAAGGGAAGTTTGTGACCATGATATTGCCTGAGGATGAAATGGTGAAGCTCAAATCTGAGCTTAAGGTGAATGGTATTATGCTTGAGGGTGATTTTTAA